One Halobaculum roseum DNA segment encodes these proteins:
- a CDS encoding IclR family transcriptional regulator encodes MSKDTSSGSPRTLETVSRAFGIVRALKELDGAGVTELADHLDISKSVAYNYLCTLREEKFVVKEDDTYRLSLQFLLVGEYVRNQNTLYRIGKSHLDTLAEETGEFAHLATEQHGLSVNLYKVSGEKAVGTSYQVNKLQRADYLHFSATGKAILAHLPRERVEWIVDRYGLPAKTDETITDPEELFEELETVRERGYALNDQEEIKGLQAIGAPIRNRHGRVLGSVSVSGPVQRMQNPEYHDEIVEQVVNTANIIEVNVNMGETEDDFPTFS; translated from the coding sequence ATGAGCAAGGACACGTCGTCCGGGTCGCCGCGGACCCTGGAGACGGTGTCGCGTGCGTTCGGGATCGTGCGGGCGCTGAAGGAACTGGACGGCGCCGGCGTCACCGAACTCGCGGACCACCTGGACATCTCCAAGAGCGTCGCCTACAACTACCTGTGTACGCTCCGGGAGGAGAAGTTCGTCGTGAAGGAGGACGACACGTACCGGCTGTCGCTGCAGTTCCTGCTCGTCGGGGAGTACGTGCGAAATCAGAACACGCTGTATCGGATCGGCAAGTCGCATCTGGACACCCTCGCCGAGGAGACCGGGGAGTTCGCCCACCTGGCGACCGAACAGCACGGGCTGAGCGTGAACCTCTACAAGGTGAGCGGCGAGAAGGCGGTGGGAACCAGCTACCAGGTGAACAAACTCCAGCGGGCCGACTACCTCCACTTCTCGGCCACGGGGAAGGCGATACTCGCCCATCTCCCGCGGGAACGCGTGGAGTGGATCGTCGACCGGTACGGGCTCCCGGCGAAGACCGACGAGACGATCACCGACCCCGAGGAGCTGTTCGAGGAGTTGGAGACCGTGCGCGAGCGAGGATACGCGCTCAACGACCAGGAGGAGATCAAGGGGTTGCAGGCGATCGGCGCCCCGATCCGCAACCGACACGGTCGCGTCCTCGGCTCGGTGAGCGTCTCTGGGCCCGTTCAGCGGATGCAGAACCCCGAGTACCACGACGAGATCGTCGAACAAGTGGTCAACACGGCCAACATCATCGAGGTCAACGTGAACATGGGCGAGACGGAGGACGACTTCCCGACGTTCAGTTGA
- a CDS encoding Zn-dependent hydrolase, with product MEVNRKRLRSDLEATAEFGAVPSEEGHGRTVLTGTTADRRAREFLCERLRDAGLTVRIDGVGNVVGRWCPESADPDADAIAMGSHLDSVPEGGIFDGPLGVYAALEAVRTLQEEGVEPARPIEVVSFTEEEGQRFGGGLIGSGVAVGELTVEDALAIRDGNEVPLGDALADIGFRGEGRVDATEWDAWIEIHIEQSERLVDAGVPVGIVSSIVGLTRCHVEIVGEANHAGSTSMAERSDALAAASELVLDVEAATDDRPGVRDTAVATVGKLDVSPNAPNVIPGSVDLTIDVRDVSYDSIESITTAARESLSRLKRERPVTTTFDHAWDRRPVEMSPRLRRTLREAGDAANVETMDLHSGAGHDTMHIGTVTDAALLFAPSVDGVSHNPREWTEWEDCATVTRVMAHAVASLSTE from the coding sequence ATGGAAGTCAATCGCAAGCGCCTGCGGAGCGACCTCGAGGCGACGGCCGAGTTCGGGGCTGTACCGTCCGAGGAGGGGCACGGGCGGACGGTGCTCACGGGGACGACGGCGGACCGTCGCGCTCGCGAGTTCCTGTGCGAGCGCCTACGGGACGCGGGCTTGACCGTCCGGATCGACGGAGTCGGGAACGTCGTCGGTCGCTGGTGCCCGGAGAGCGCCGACCCCGACGCCGACGCGATCGCGATGGGAAGCCACCTCGATTCGGTCCCCGAAGGTGGCATCTTCGACGGTCCCCTCGGCGTGTACGCCGCGCTCGAAGCGGTTCGGACGCTTCAGGAGGAGGGCGTCGAGCCGGCTCGCCCGATCGAGGTCGTCTCGTTCACCGAGGAGGAGGGGCAGCGGTTCGGCGGCGGGCTCATCGGGTCGGGGGTCGCCGTCGGCGAACTCACCGTCGAGGACGCGCTCGCGATCCGCGACGGGAACGAGGTCCCGCTCGGCGATGCGCTCGCGGACATCGGCTTTCGGGGCGAGGGGCGCGTCGACGCGACGGAGTGGGACGCGTGGATCGAGATCCACATCGAGCAGTCCGAACGGCTCGTCGACGCCGGCGTTCCCGTCGGGATCGTTTCGAGTATCGTCGGACTCACTCGGTGTCACGTCGAGATCGTCGGCGAGGCGAACCACGCGGGGTCGACCTCGATGGCGGAACGCTCGGACGCGTTGGCGGCGGCCAGCGAACTCGTGCTCGACGTCGAGGCGGCGACGGACGACCGTCCCGGCGTCCGTGACACGGCGGTCGCGACCGTCGGCAAGCTGGACGTCTCGCCCAACGCGCCGAACGTCATCCCCGGGTCGGTCGACCTGACGATCGACGTCCGCGACGTGAGCTACGACTCGATCGAGTCGATCACGACCGCGGCCCGCGAGAGCCTGTCCCGGTTGAAACGAGAACGGCCCGTCACGACGACCTTCGACCACGCGTGGGACCGCAGGCCCGTCGAGATGAGCCCCCGACTCAGACGAACGCTCCGGGAGGCCGGCGACGCCGCGAACGTCGAGACGATGGATCTCCACTCCGGGGCGGGCCACGACACGATGCACATCGGCACCGTCACCGACGCGGCGCTACTGTTCGCGCCGTCCGTCGACGGCGTCTCGCACAACCCGCGCGAGTGGACCGAGTGGGAGGACTGTGCGACGGTGACACGCGTCATGGCTCACGCGGTGGCATCCCTCTCGACCGAGTAG
- a CDS encoding ABC transporter substrate-binding protein has translation MQDGSKGSDPTNSRSARRRAFLSAVGATGVTALAGCAGSDSGSTDSDSDGGGGGGGSDGGGESTPTADPGGAQVGGTLQWGGAVPVQGLDPHIDTSAASKRVLENIYEELVKLQDDYSLEPHLAKTLEQEEDNTLLSMELREGVTFHDGSEMTSEDVLATYERVQNGDFLATGFFENVEELRAPDDYTFEIKLNRPFAPFIAKMATAELAIMPAENAEKDQVEEPIGTGPYRFESREVETSFTMSRYEDYWGASDEDGPFIDEIVKSEIPDPSVRLQSFNAGEYDFINGIAPRDAESVRNNSNVRFETQFPKSLVYLGLNCDREPFDNKDARLALDYAIDKEKVAEAALYGTGQTTASPAAPGSPYVHPDLGPRERDLDKVQEHLDAAGMSDGYSATFKIPQSYPTQVQGAEVIAADAAEAGIDLEIQQITWSTWLSDVYSNRDFQATTSSYLALWYPDVSFYKFLHPNGAFFFTGWENEEYNSLVEEARTIYDEDERADLYHDATEILQEERSGHLLLWWQPSIYAAQPEYKGPMGAPDGSTLQFQDNWLDR, from the coding sequence ATGCAAGACGGTAGCAAGGGGTCAGATCCCACGAATAGCCGCAGCGCCAGGCGTCGTGCGTTCCTCAGCGCGGTCGGCGCGACGGGCGTGACCGCGCTCGCCGGCTGTGCCGGAAGCGACTCGGGTTCAACCGACAGCGACAGTGACGGGGGCGGCGGCGGGGGCGGGTCCGACGGCGGCGGAGAGAGCACGCCGACGGCCGATCCCGGCGGCGCACAGGTCGGCGGCACGCTTCAGTGGGGCGGAGCCGTCCCCGTGCAGGGGCTCGATCCGCACATCGACACCTCGGCGGCGTCCAAGCGCGTCCTCGAGAACATCTACGAGGAGTTGGTGAAGCTCCAGGACGACTACTCGCTCGAGCCGCACCTGGCGAAGACCCTGGAGCAGGAAGAGGACAACACGCTGCTGTCGATGGAACTGCGCGAGGGCGTCACCTTCCACGACGGCTCGGAGATGACCTCCGAGGACGTGCTGGCGACCTACGAGCGCGTCCAGAACGGCGACTTCCTCGCGACCGGCTTCTTCGAGAACGTCGAGGAGCTCCGGGCGCCCGACGACTACACCTTCGAGATCAAGCTGAACCGGCCGTTCGCGCCGTTCATCGCCAAGATGGCGACGGCCGAACTCGCGATCATGCCGGCCGAGAACGCGGAGAAGGACCAGGTCGAGGAGCCGATCGGGACCGGTCCCTACCGGTTCGAGAGCCGGGAGGTCGAGACCTCGTTCACGATGAGTCGCTACGAGGACTACTGGGGCGCGAGCGACGAGGACGGCCCCTTCATCGACGAGATCGTCAAAAGCGAGATCCCCGACCCCAGCGTCCGCCTGCAGTCGTTCAACGCGGGCGAGTACGACTTCATCAACGGCATCGCGCCGCGGGACGCCGAGAGCGTCCGCAACAACTCCAACGTCCGCTTCGAGACACAGTTCCCGAAGTCGCTCGTGTACCTCGGGCTGAACTGCGACCGCGAGCCCTTCGACAACAAGGACGCGCGGCTGGCGCTCGATTACGCCATCGACAAGGAGAAGGTCGCCGAGGCGGCCCTCTACGGCACCGGGCAGACGACCGCGTCGCCGGCGGCGCCCGGCAGCCCCTACGTTCACCCGGACCTCGGGCCGCGGGAACGTGACCTCGACAAGGTCCAGGAGCACCTCGACGCCGCGGGCATGTCCGACGGCTACTCGGCCACGTTCAAGATCCCGCAGTCGTACCCGACGCAGGTGCAGGGCGCGGAGGTGATCGCCGCCGACGCCGCCGAGGCCGGCATCGACCTGGAGATCCAGCAGATCACGTGGAGCACGTGGCTCTCGGACGTCTACTCGAACCGCGACTTCCAGGCGACGACGAGTTCGTACCTCGCGCTGTGGTACCCGGACGTGTCGTTCTACAAGTTCCTCCACCCGAACGGGGCGTTCTTCTTCACCGGCTGGGAGAACGAGGAGTACAACTCCCTGGTCGAGGAGGCCCGCACGATCTACGACGAGGACGAGCGGGCGGACCTCTACCACGACGCGACCGAGATCCTTCAGGAGGAGCGCTCCGGACACCTGTTGCTGTGGTGGCAGCCGAGCATCTACGCCGCCCAGCCCGAGTACAAGGGGCCGATGGGCGCGCCGGACGGGTCCACGCTCCAGTTCCAGGACAACTGGCTCGACCGGTAA
- a CDS encoding ABC transporter permease, with translation MYNYVLRRMGFMAVTLFFVTVIAFAVTNILPGDVALLILGPNATEESLEALRTQMGLNRPLYVRYLDWVVGLLQGDMGQSLRFSEPVAALVAERLPRSLLLAVSATLVAVLLSIPLGVYAAVNQNEAPDISASMFAFVGISMPIFLWGLVFILVFAVWMGYFPTGGYVPPSEDPVATLSHLVLPAGAMGFALTAYIMRMTRSSMIEVLGEEYINLARAKGMSQRVIVLRHALKNAVIPVITVIAFQFSYAFGGVVVLEEVFFWPGIGRLTLTAIQSRDIPLIQGCIIVVALIYMFSNFAADLLYAYFDPRIRYGGEE, from the coding sequence ATGTACAACTACGTACTGCGCCGGATGGGATTCATGGCGGTGACGCTGTTTTTCGTCACGGTCATCGCGTTCGCCGTGACCAACATCCTGCCGGGAGACGTGGCCCTGCTCATCCTCGGGCCGAACGCGACGGAGGAATCGCTGGAGGCGCTCCGGACACAGATGGGACTCAACCGACCGCTGTACGTCCGGTACCTCGACTGGGTCGTCGGACTGCTGCAGGGAGACATGGGACAGTCGCTCCGGTTCAGCGAGCCGGTCGCCGCGCTCGTCGCCGAGCGACTGCCGCGCTCGCTGCTGTTGGCCGTGTCGGCCACGCTCGTCGCGGTCCTGCTGTCGATCCCGCTGGGCGTGTACGCCGCCGTGAACCAGAACGAGGCGCCGGACATCTCGGCGTCGATGTTCGCGTTCGTCGGCATCTCGATGCCCATCTTCCTGTGGGGGCTGGTGTTCATCCTGGTCTTCGCGGTGTGGATGGGCTACTTCCCGACCGGCGGGTACGTCCCGCCGAGCGAGGACCCGGTCGCGACGCTCTCACACCTCGTGTTGCCCGCCGGCGCGATGGGGTTCGCGCTCACCGCCTACATCATGCGCATGACTCGGTCGTCCATGATCGAGGTGCTCGGCGAGGAGTACATCAACCTCGCCCGGGCGAAGGGGATGAGCCAGCGCGTCATCGTGTTGCGACACGCGCTCAAGAACGCCGTCATCCCGGTGATCACGGTCATCGCGTTCCAGTTCAGCTACGCCTTCGGCGGGGTCGTCGTCCTCGAGGAGGTGTTCTTCTGGCCCGGCATCGGCCGGCTGACGCTGACCGCGATCCAGAGTCGCGACATCCCCCTGATCCAGGGGTGCATCATCGTCGTCGCACTGATATACATGTTCTCGAACTTCGCGGCCGACCTGCTGTACGCCTACTTCGACCCGCGTATCCGCTACGGGGGTGAGGAGTGA